The following proteins come from a genomic window of Thermoproteus sp.:
- a CDS encoding inositol-3-phosphate synthase, producing the protein MPIRVGIVGVGNCASALVQGVEMYKQFPELDPPVAFKKIGEYTVSDIVFTSAFDIDARKVGRDLSEAIFSPPNNATKVYQPNKLGVAVKAGPVLDGKPEGGLVEKVVEGTVEDVVRELESTNTEVLVNYLPTGARKAAEAYAEAALRARAAFINAMPAPIATSEIWQKRFMEREVPLLGDDTQNQIGATVLHKSLVRLLSLRGVDIVDTYQINVGGTPDFVNLMYRRGDKEKTKTAAVKKMAEEQDFSAYIAPVAYIPFLGDRKIAHMLIEGRIFGGVPISIRVELEVHDAWNSAAVVTDAIRLAKLALDRHVGGPIYSASAWGFKNPPIHMPPEEAYRAVLAFINGERRN; encoded by the coding sequence ATGCCCATTAGGGTCGGCATAGTTGGCGTCGGCAACTGCGCCTCGGCTTTAGTGCAAGGCGTGGAGATGTACAAACAATTCCCTGAACTGGACCCGCCGGTGGCTTTCAAGAAGATAGGCGAGTATACTGTGTCAGATATAGTGTTCACCTCAGCCTTCGATATAGACGCCAGGAAAGTGGGCAGAGACCTATCCGAAGCCATATTCTCGCCTCCCAATAACGCCACTAAAGTCTATCAACCCAACAAGTTAGGTGTCGCCGTCAAGGCGGGGCCTGTACTCGACGGAAAGCCCGAAGGAGGGCTGGTCGAAAAGGTGGTAGAAGGTACGGTAGAGGACGTAGTGAGAGAGTTGGAGTCCACCAATACCGAAGTCTTGGTTAACTACTTGCCGACTGGCGCCAGAAAAGCAGCAGAGGCATACGCAGAGGCCGCGTTGAGGGCTAGAGCCGCATTTATAAACGCCATGCCGGCCCCTATAGCTACCAGCGAGATCTGGCAGAAGAGGTTCATGGAGCGAGAAGTGCCGCTGTTGGGCGACGACACGCAGAACCAAATAGGAGCGACGGTCCTTCACAAATCACTAGTGAGGCTGCTCTCCCTTAGGGGCGTCGACATAGTGGATACATATCAAATAAACGTAGGGGGCACGCCCGACTTCGTCAATTTGATGTATAGAAGGGGCGATAAGGAGAAGACGAAAACCGCGGCGGTCAAGAAGATGGCTGAGGAGCAAGACTTCAGCGCGTATATAGCTCCTGTGGCCTACATACCGTTTTTGGGCGATAGGAAAATCGCACATATGTTGATAGAGGGGAGGATTTTCGGAGGGGTTCCGATATCCATAAGAGTAGAGCTGGAAGTACACGACGCATGGAACAGTGCCGCAGTGGTAACGGACGCCATAAGGCTGGCCAAACTAGCGCTAGATAGACATGTGGGAGGGCCCATATACAGCGCGTCTGCGTGGGGCTTCAAGAACCCGCCTATACATATGCCCCCTGAAGAGGCCTATAGAGCCGTCTTGGCGTTTATAAACGGAGAGAGGAGGAACTAA
- a CDS encoding carbon-nitrogen hydrolase family protein: protein MLLALVQTNRGASYFEVREVLSSISADVVLLPENWNAEITREEELLRFFSTLPKFPIVVPGAFYVKDGDKIKSRSYILRDGEVLDYCEKIFPSYAVGEAERISPGNKLCAAQYGWLKIGVLICVDLLFPELARFYALRGVNLLLNPANISRDRIPLWRSLALARAFENHMYVAFANNVGGTYADGRTVSGGSVVATPNGYILLEMDERAGFALARLVEDEVEYARTRRRYVDLASRFSSSSLRL from the coding sequence ATGTTGTTAGCGCTGGTACAAACAAATAGGGGAGCTAGCTATTTTGAAGTCAGAGAGGTCCTCTCTTCTATATCTGCCGACGTAGTTCTACTGCCAGAAAATTGGAATGCAGAGATTACGCGCGAAGAGGAGTTGTTAAGGTTCTTTTCGACATTGCCGAAATTTCCTATCGTGGTGCCCGGCGCTTTTTATGTGAAAGACGGCGATAAGATAAAATCGAGGTCTTACATATTGAGGGACGGCGAGGTCTTAGACTACTGCGAGAAGATCTTTCCGAGCTATGCGGTAGGCGAGGCGGAGCGCATATCGCCTGGCAATAAGCTCTGTGCGGCTCAGTACGGCTGGTTGAAGATAGGCGTGTTGATATGTGTAGACTTGTTGTTCCCCGAACTTGCTAGATTCTATGCATTGAGGGGAGTAAACCTCCTACTCAATCCGGCCAATATAAGCCGCGATAGAATCCCTCTATGGAGATCTCTAGCTCTGGCTAGAGCCTTCGAGAACCATATGTATGTAGCGTTCGCGAACAACGTAGGCGGCACGTACGCCGATGGAAGGACCGTATCGGGCGGTAGCGTCGTCGCCACGCCTAACGGCTACATCCTATTGGAAATGGACGAAAGGGCTGGATTCGCTCTGGCTAGGCTGGTCGAGGACGAAGTGGAGTACGCCAGGACTAGAAGGCGCTATGTCGATCTGGCGTCTCGATTTAGTTCCTCCTCTCTCCGTTTATAA
- a CDS encoding PadR family transcriptional regulator, with protein MPTRAYLRFRNCIGKGNLWLYVVAILLREGPLHGYGIISRLRSLGFGISNVYGYVLLKRMVTDGVLAEKEEAGGRKVYVVSEEGLRSYRIAVNEMKNLLKFLEAEP; from the coding sequence ATGCCCACGAGGGCTTACCTCAGGTTTAGGAACTGTATAGGCAAGGGCAATCTATGGCTCTATGTGGTGGCCATACTGCTAAGAGAAGGCCCCCTACACGGCTACGGCATAATATCTAGGTTGAGGTCTCTAGGGTTCGGTATAAGTAACGTATACGGTTACGTCCTCTTGAAGAGAATGGTCACAGATGGCGTCTTAGCCGAAAAAGAGGAGGCTGGGGGAAGGAAGGTATATGTGGTCAGTGAGGAGGGCTTGAGGTCCTACCGCATAGCTGTGAACGAGATGAAAAACCTCCTTAAGTTCCTAGAGGCGGAACCCTAA